In Phacochoerus africanus isolate WHEZ1 chromosome 14, ROS_Pafr_v1, whole genome shotgun sequence, one genomic interval encodes:
- the KDM6B gene encoding lysine-specific demethylase 6B isoform X3 — protein sequence MHRAVDPPGARTAREAFALGGLSCAGAWSSCPPHPPPRSAWLPGGRTPNPRPLHGKLESLHGCVQALLREPAQPGLWEQLGQLYESEHDSEEAIRCYHSALRYGGSLAELGPRIGRLQQAQLWNFHAGSCQHRPKVLPPLEQVWNLLHLEHKRNYGAKRGGPPVKRAAEPPVVQPVPPAALSGPSGEEGLSPGGKRRRGCNSEQTGLPPGLPLPPPPLPPPPPPPPPPPPPPPLPGLATSPPFQLTKPGLWSTLHGDAWGPERKGPAPPERQELRHSLPPHPYPYPAPAYPSHPPGHRLVPAAPPGPGPRPPGAESHGCPPATRPPGSDLRESRVQRSRMDSSVSPAATTACVPYAPSRPPALPGTTTSSSSSSSNTGLRGVEPSSGIPGADHYQTPALEVSSHQGRLGPSAHSSRKPFLAAPAATPHLSLPPGPPSPPPPPCPRLLRPPPPPAWLKGPACRAAREDGEILEELFFGAEGRPRPPPPPLPHREGFLGPPAPRFSVGTQDSHTPPTPPTTSSSSSNNGSHSSSPTGSVSFPPPPYLARSMDPLPRPPSPTLSPQDPPLAPLSLALPPAPPSSCHQNTSGSFRRPESPRPRVSFPKTPEVGPGPSPGPLNKAPQPVPSRVGELPARGPRLFDFPPTPLEDQFEEPAEFKILPDGLANIMKMLDESIRKEEEQQQQEAGVVPPPPLKEPFASLQPPFPTDTAPATTAATTAATTTATQEEEKKPPPALPPPPPLAKFPPPPQPQPPPPPPLPPPASPASLLKSLASVLEGQKYCYRGTGAAVATRPGPLPTTQYSPGPPSGATAPPPTSAAPSAQGSPQPSASSSSQFSTSGGPWVRERRAGEEPAPGPTTPAPPPPPLPLPPARSESEVLEEISRACETLVERVGRGATDPADPADTADPVDTGAERLLPPAQAKEEAGGASAVAAAAAGPGSSKRRQKEHQKEHRRHRRACKDSVGRRPREGRAKAKAKAPKEKSRRVLGNLDLQSEEIQGREKARPDLGGASKAKPPTAPAPLPAPAPSTQSTPPSAPVPGKKAREEAPGPPGVSRADMLKLRSLSEGPPKELKIRLIKVESGDKETFIASEVEERRLRMADLTISHCAADVVRASKNAKVKGKFRESYLSPAQSVKPKINTEEKLPREKLNPPTPSIYLESKRDAFSPVLLQFCTDPRNPITVIRGLAGSLRLNLGLFSTKTLVEASGEHTVEVRTQVQQPSDENWDLTGTRQIWPCESSRSHTTIAKYAQYQASSFQESLQEEKESEDEESEEPDSTTETPPSSAPDPKNHHIIKFGTNIDLSDAKRWKPQLQELLKLPAFMRVTSTGNMLSHVGHTILGMNTVQLYMKVPGSRTPGHQENNNFCSVNINIGPGDCEWFAVHEHYWETISAFCDRHGVDYLTGSWWPILDDLYASNIPVYRFVQRPGDLVWINAGTVHWVQATGWCNNIAWNVGPLTAYQYQLALERYEWNEVKNVKSIVPMIHVSWNVARTVKISDPDLFKMIKFCLLQSMKHCQVQRESLVRAGKKIAYQGRVKDEPAYYCNECDVEVFNILFVTSENGSRNTYLVHCEACARRRSAGLQGVVVLEQYRTEELAQAYDAFTLVRARPAGGPAGGRRESRGGAGGGGRGARALSPGPPLSPQAPASTSR from the exons ATGCATCGGGCAGTGGACCCTCCAGGGGCCCGCACTGCACGGGAAGCCTTTGCCCTTGGGGGCTTGAGCTGTGCTGGGGCCTGGAGCTCCTGCCCGCCCCATCCCCCTCCTCGGAGCGCATGGCTGCCTGGAGGCAG GACACCCAACCCGAGACCCCTCCATGGGAAGCTGGAATCCCTGCATGGCTGTGTGCAGGCTTTGCTCCGGGAGCCAGCCCAGCCAGGGCTGTGGGAGCAGCTTGGGCAGCTGTACGAGTCAGAGCACGACAGTGAGGAGGCCATTCGCTGCTACCACAGCGCCCTTCGATACGGAGGAAGCTTGGCTGAGCTGGGGCCCCGTATCGGCCGATTACAGCAG GCCCAGCTCTGGAACTTTCATGCCGGCTCCTGCCAGCACCGACCCAAGGTCCTGCCCCCCTTGGAGCAAGTGTGGAACTTGCTGCACCTTGAg CACAAGCGGAACTATGGGGCCAAACGGGGGGGTCCCCCAGTGAAGCGAGCCGCTGAACCCCCAGTGGTGCAGCCCGTGCCTCCTGCAGCACTCTCAGGCCCCTCGGGGGAGGAGGGCCTCAGCCCCGGAGGCAAGCGCAGGAGGGGCTGCAACTCGGAGCAG ACCGGCCTTCCCCCAGGGCTGCCGCTGCCTCCACCACCGTTaccacccccgccgcccccgccgccgcccccgccgccgcccccgcccctgcctggcctggccaCCAGCCCTCCATTTCAGCTGACCAAGCCAGGGCTGTGGAGTACCTTGCATGGAGATGCCTGGGGCCCCGAGCGCAAGGGTCCAGCACCCCCAGAGCGTCAG GAGCTGCGGCACTCGCTGCCTCCTCACCCATATCCATACCCAGCTCCGGCCTACCCCTCGCACCCCCCTGGCCACCGGCTGGTCCCGGCTgcacccccaggcccaggcccccgccccccaggagcAGAGAGCCATGGCTGCCCGCCTGCCACCCGTCCCCCCGGAAGTGACCTTAGAGAGAGCAGAGTTCAGAGGTCGCGGATGGACTCCAGCGTTTCACCAGCAGCAACCACCGCCTGCGTGCCTTACGCCCCTTCccggccccctgccctccccggcaccaccaccagcagcagtagcagcagcagcaacaccggTCTCCGGGGCGTGGAGCCGAGCTCAGGCATT CCCGGCGCCGACCATTACCAGACTCCTGCGCTGGAGGTCTCCTCTCACCAAGGCCGCCTGGGGCCCTCGGCACACAGTAGTCGGAAACCGTTCCTGGCGGCTCCTGCTGCCACTCCCCACCTGTCCCTGCCCCCCGgccccccctcacctcctccacccccctgTCCCCGCCTCttacgccccccgcccccccctgcCTGGCTGAAGGGCCCAGCCTGCCGGGCAGCCCGTGAGGATGGAGAGATCTTAGAGGAGCTCTTCTTCGGGGCCGAGGGAcgcccccgccctcctcccccacccctcccccaccgcgAGGGCTTCTTGGGGCCTCCCGCCCCCCGCTTTTCTGTGGGCACTCAGGATTCgcacacccctcccacccccccgaccaccagcagcagcagcagcaacaatggcagccacagcagcagccctacTGGGTCTGtgtccttccccccacctccctatCTGGCCAGAAGTATGGACCCCCTTCCTCGGCCCCCCAGCCCAACACTGAGCCCCCAGGATCCACCTCTTGCACCCCTCAGTCttgccctgcctccagcccctccctcctcttgcCACCAAAATACCTCAGGAAGCTTCAGGCGCCCGGAGAGCCCTCGGCCCAGGGTCTCCTTCCCAAAGACCCCCGAGGTGGGGCCGGGGCCATCCCCAGGCCCCCTGAATAAAGCCCCCCAGCCTGTGCCGTCCAGGGTTGGGGAGCTGCCTGCCCGAGGCCCTCGACTCTTTGATTTCCCCCCTACCCCGCTGGAGGACCAGTTTGAGGAGCCAGCTGAATTCAAGATCCTACCTGATGGGCTGGCCAACATCATGAAGATGCTGGACGAATCCATTCGCAAGGAAGAGGAGCAGCAACAACAGGAGGCAGGCGTGGTCCCCCCGCCTCCCCTGAAGGAGCCCTTTGCATCTCTGCAGCCTCCGTTCCCCACTGACACGGCCCCAGCCACCACCGCTGCCACCACCGCTGCCACCACCACGGCCacccaggaagaggagaagaagccACCACCAGCCCTGCCACCACCGCCGCCTCTAGCCAAGTTCCCTCcgccaccccagccacagccgcCGCCACCCCCCCCGCTACCCCCGCCAGCCAGCCCGGCCAGCCTGCTCAAATCCTTGGCCTCCGTGCTGGAGGGACAGAAGTACTGTTACCGGGGGACTGGAGCAGCTGTTGCCACCCGGCCCGGGCCCTTGCCCACCACTCAGTATTCCCCTGGCCCCCCATCAGGTGCTACCGCCCCGCCGCCCACCTCAGCGGCCCCAAGCGCCCAGGGCTCCCCGCAGCCCTCCGCTTCCTCGTCATCTCAGTTCTCTACCTCAGGCGGGCCCTGGGTCCGGGAGCGCAGGGCGGGTGAAGAGCCAGCCCCGGGCCCCACgacccccgccccgccgcccccacccTTGCCTCTGCCCCCCGCTCGCTCTGAGTCTGAGGTGCTAGAAGAGATAAGTCGGGCTTGTGAGACCCTCGTGGAGCGGGTGGGCCGGGGTGCCACAGACCCGGCAGACCCAGCGGACACAGCAGACCCAGTGGACACTGGGGCTGAACGACTGCTGCCTCCAGCTCAGGCCAAGGAGGAGGCGGGTGGGGCGTCGGCGgtggcagcagcggcagcaggaCCAGGTAGCAGcaagaggaggcagaaggagcaCCAGAAGGAGCACCGGAGGCACAGGCGGGCTTGTAAGGACAGTGTGGGTCGGCGGCCCCGAGAGGGcagggccaaggccaaggccaaggccccCAAAGAAAAGAGCCGCCGGGTGCTGGGGAACCTGGACCTGCAGAGCGAGGAGATCCAGGGTCGTGAGAAGGCCCGGCCTGATCTTGGCGGGGCCTCCAAGGCCAAGCCACCCACCGCTCCAGCCCCTCTGCCAgctcctgccccctccacccagtCCACACCCCCGTCCGCCCCAGTTCCTGGGAAGAAGGCTCGGGAGGAAGCTCCAGGGCCGCCGGGTGTCAGCCGGGCTGACATGCTGAAGCTGCGCTCACTTAGTGAGGGGCCTCCTAAAGAGCTGAAGATCCGGCTCATCAAGGTGGAGAGCGGTGACAAGGAGACCTTCATCGCCTCGGAGGTGGAAGAGCGGAGGCTGCGGATGGCGGACCTCACCATCAGCCACTGCGCGGCCGATGTCGTGCGGGCCAGCAA GAATGCCAAGGTGAAAGGGAAGTTTCGAGAGTCCTACCTTTCTCCTGCCCAGTCTGTGAAACCCAAGATCAACACTGAGGAGAAGCTGCCCCGGGAAAAACTCAACCCGCCCACACCCAGCAtctat CTCGAGAGCAAACGGGATGCCTTCTCACCGGTGCTGCTGCAGTTCTGTACAGACCCTCGAAATCCCATCACCGTGATCCGGGGCTTGGCGGGCTCCCTACGGCTCA ACTTGGGCCTCTTCTCCACCAAGACGCTGGTGGAGGCGAGTGGCGAACACACGGTGGAGGTGCGCACCCAGGTGCAGCAGCCCTCAGATGAGAACTGGGACCTGACGGGCACCCGACAGATCTGGCCCTGTGAGAGCTCCCGTTCCCACACCACCATTGCCAAGTACGCGCAGTACCAGGCCTCCTCCTTCCAGGAGTCCCTGCAG gaggagaaggagagtgaAGATGAGGAGTCGGAGGAGCCGGACAGCACCACAGAAACCCCTCCTAG CAGCGCCCCGGACCCGAAGAACCATCACATCATCAAGTTTGGCACCAACATCGACCTGTCCGATGCCAAGCG GTGGAAGCCCCAGCTGCAGGAGCTGCTGAAGCTGCCCGCCTTCATGCGGGTGACCTCCACGGGCAACATGCTGAGCCACGTGGGCCACACCATCCTGGGCATGAACACCGTGCAGCTGTACATGAAGGTCCCTGGCAGCCGAACGCCAG GCCATCAAGAGAACAACAACTTCTGCTCGGTCAACATCAACATTGGCCCCGGCGACTGCGAGTGGTTCGCGGTGCACGAGCACTACTGGGAGACCATCAGCGCCTTCTGCGACCG GCACGGCGTGGATTACTTGACGGGTTCCTGGTGGCCAATCCTGGATGACCTCTATGCTTCCAACATCCCTGTGTACCGCTTCGTGCAGCGCCCAGGAGACCTTGTGTGGATCAACGCGGGGACCGTGCACTGGGTGCAGGCCACCGGCTGGTGCAACAACATTGCCTGGAACGTGGGGCCCCTCACCG CCTATCAGTACCAGCTGGCCCTGGAACGATACGAGTGGAACGAGGTGAAGAACGTCAAATCCATCGTGCCCATGATTCACGTGTCCTGGAACGTGGCTCGCACGGTCAAAATCAGCGACCCCGACTTGTTCAAGATGATCAA GTTCTGCCTCCTGCAGTCGATGAAGCACTGCCAGGTGCAGCGGGAGAGCCTGGTGCGGGCCGGGAAGAAAATCGCCTACCAGGGTCGGGTCAAGGACGAGCCCGCCTACTACTGCAACGAGTGCGAC GTGGAGGTGTTCAACATCCTGTTCGTGACGAGCGAGAACGGCAGCCGCAACACGTACCTGGTGCACTGCGAGGCCTGTGCGCGGCGCCGCAGCGCCGGCCTGCAGGGCGTGGTGGTGCTGGAGCAGTACCGCACCGAGGAGCTGGCGCAGGCCTACGACGCCTTCACGCTGGTGAGGGCCCGGCCGGCGGGCGGGCCGGCCGGCGGGCGGCGGGAATCCCGAGGgggcgccgggggcggggggcggggggcccgcGCCCTGAGCCCCGGCCCCCCGCTGTCTCCGCAGGCCCCCGCCAGCACGTCGCGATGA
- the KDM6B gene encoding lysine-specific demethylase 6B isoform X4, producing the protein MHRAVDPPGARTAREAFALGGLSCAGAWSSCPPHPPPRSAWLPGGRCSASIGQPPLSAPLPPSHGSSSGHPNKLYFAPGTPNPRPLHGKLESLHGCVQALLREPAQPGLWEQLGQLYESEHDSEEAIRCYHSALRYGGSLAELGPRIGRLQQAQLWNFHAGSCQHRPKVLPPLEQVWNLLHLEHKRNYGAKRGGPPVKRAAEPPVVQPVPPAALSGPSGEEGLSPGGKRRRGCNSEQTGLPPGLPLPPPPLPPPPPPPPPPPPPPPLPGLATSPPFQLTKPGLWSTLHGDAWGPERKGPAPPERQELRHSLPPHPYPYPAPAYPSHPPGHRLVPAAPPGPGPRPPGAESHGCPPATRPPGSDLRESRVQRSRMDSSVSPAATTACVPYAPSRPPALPGTTTSSSSSSSNTGLRGVEPSSGIPGADHYQTPALEVSSHQGRLGPSAHSSRKPFLAAPAATPHLSLPPGPPSPPPPPCPRLLRPPPPPAWLKGPACRAAREDGEILEELFFGAEGRPRPPPPPLPHREGFLGPPAPRFSVGTQDSHTPPTPPTTSSSSSNNGSHSSSPTGSVSFPPPPYLARSMDPLPRPPSPTLSPQDPPLAPLSLALPPAPPSSCHQNTSGSFRRPESPRPRVSFPKTPEVGPGPSPGPLNKAPQPVPSRVGELPARGPRLFDFPPTPLEDQFEEPAEFKILPDGLANIMKMLDESIRKEEEQQQQEAGVVPPPPLKEPFASLQPPFPTDTAPATTAATTAATTTATQEEEKKPPPALPPPPPLAKFPPPPQPQPPPPPPLPPPASPASLLKSLASVLEGQKYCYRGTGAAVATRPGPLPTTQYSPGPPSGATAPPPTSAAPSAQGSPQPSASSSSQFSTSGGPWVRERRAGEEPAPGPTTPAPPPPPLPLPPARSESEVLEEISRACETLVERVGRGATDPADPADTADPVDTGAERLLPPAQAKEEAGGASAVAAAAAGPGSSKRRQKEHQKEHRRHRRACKDSVGRRPREGRAKAKAKAPKEKSRRVLGNLDLQSEEIQGREKARPDLGGASKAKPPTAPAPLPAPAPSTQSTPPSAPVPGKKAREEAPGPPGVSRADMLKLRSLSEGPPKELKIRLIKVESGDKETFIASEVEERRLRMADLTISHCAADVVRASKNAKVKGKFRESYLSPAQSVKPKINTEEKLPREKLNPPTPSIYLESKRDAFSPVLLQFCTDPRNPITVIRGLAGSLRLNLGLFSTKTLVEASGEHTVEVRTQVQQPSDENWDLTGTRQIWPCESSRSHTTIAKYAQYQASSFQESLQEEKESEDEESEEPDSTTETPPSSAPDPKNHHIIKFGTNIDLSDAKRWKPQLQELLKLPAFMRVTSTGNMLSHVGHTILGMNTVQLYMKVPGSRTPGHQENNNFCSVNINIGPGDCEWFAVHEHYWETISAFCDRHGVDYLTGSWWPILDDLYASNIPVYRFVQRPGDLVWINAGTVHWVQATGWCNNIAWNVGPLTAYQYQLALERYEWNEVKNVKSIVPMIHVSWNVARTVKISDPDLFKMIKFCLLQSMKHCQVQRESLVRAGKKIAYQGRVKDEPAYYCNECDVEVFNILFVTSENGSRNTYLVHCEACARRRSAGLQGVVVLEQYRTEELAQAYDAFTLAPASTSR; encoded by the exons ATGCATCGGGCAGTGGACCCTCCAGGGGCCCGCACTGCACGGGAAGCCTTTGCCCTTGGGGGCTTGAGCTGTGCTGGGGCCTGGAGCTCCTGCCCGCCCCATCCCCCTCCTCGGAGCGCATGGCTGCCTGGAGGCAG GTGCTCTGCCAGCATCGGGCAGCCCCCactctctgctcccctccccccttcacaCGGCAGTAGCTCTGGGCACCCCAACAAACTATATTTTGCTCCAGG GACACCCAACCCGAGACCCCTCCATGGGAAGCTGGAATCCCTGCATGGCTGTGTGCAGGCTTTGCTCCGGGAGCCAGCCCAGCCAGGGCTGTGGGAGCAGCTTGGGCAGCTGTACGAGTCAGAGCACGACAGTGAGGAGGCCATTCGCTGCTACCACAGCGCCCTTCGATACGGAGGAAGCTTGGCTGAGCTGGGGCCCCGTATCGGCCGATTACAGCAG GCCCAGCTCTGGAACTTTCATGCCGGCTCCTGCCAGCACCGACCCAAGGTCCTGCCCCCCTTGGAGCAAGTGTGGAACTTGCTGCACCTTGAg CACAAGCGGAACTATGGGGCCAAACGGGGGGGTCCCCCAGTGAAGCGAGCCGCTGAACCCCCAGTGGTGCAGCCCGTGCCTCCTGCAGCACTCTCAGGCCCCTCGGGGGAGGAGGGCCTCAGCCCCGGAGGCAAGCGCAGGAGGGGCTGCAACTCGGAGCAG ACCGGCCTTCCCCCAGGGCTGCCGCTGCCTCCACCACCGTTaccacccccgccgcccccgccgccgcccccgccgccgcccccgcccctgcctggcctggccaCCAGCCCTCCATTTCAGCTGACCAAGCCAGGGCTGTGGAGTACCTTGCATGGAGATGCCTGGGGCCCCGAGCGCAAGGGTCCAGCACCCCCAGAGCGTCAG GAGCTGCGGCACTCGCTGCCTCCTCACCCATATCCATACCCAGCTCCGGCCTACCCCTCGCACCCCCCTGGCCACCGGCTGGTCCCGGCTgcacccccaggcccaggcccccgccccccaggagcAGAGAGCCATGGCTGCCCGCCTGCCACCCGTCCCCCCGGAAGTGACCTTAGAGAGAGCAGAGTTCAGAGGTCGCGGATGGACTCCAGCGTTTCACCAGCAGCAACCACCGCCTGCGTGCCTTACGCCCCTTCccggccccctgccctccccggcaccaccaccagcagcagtagcagcagcagcaacaccggTCTCCGGGGCGTGGAGCCGAGCTCAGGCATT CCCGGCGCCGACCATTACCAGACTCCTGCGCTGGAGGTCTCCTCTCACCAAGGCCGCCTGGGGCCCTCGGCACACAGTAGTCGGAAACCGTTCCTGGCGGCTCCTGCTGCCACTCCCCACCTGTCCCTGCCCCCCGgccccccctcacctcctccacccccctgTCCCCGCCTCttacgccccccgcccccccctgcCTGGCTGAAGGGCCCAGCCTGCCGGGCAGCCCGTGAGGATGGAGAGATCTTAGAGGAGCTCTTCTTCGGGGCCGAGGGAcgcccccgccctcctcccccacccctcccccaccgcgAGGGCTTCTTGGGGCCTCCCGCCCCCCGCTTTTCTGTGGGCACTCAGGATTCgcacacccctcccacccccccgaccaccagcagcagcagcagcaacaatggcagccacagcagcagccctacTGGGTCTGtgtccttccccccacctccctatCTGGCCAGAAGTATGGACCCCCTTCCTCGGCCCCCCAGCCCAACACTGAGCCCCCAGGATCCACCTCTTGCACCCCTCAGTCttgccctgcctccagcccctccctcctcttgcCACCAAAATACCTCAGGAAGCTTCAGGCGCCCGGAGAGCCCTCGGCCCAGGGTCTCCTTCCCAAAGACCCCCGAGGTGGGGCCGGGGCCATCCCCAGGCCCCCTGAATAAAGCCCCCCAGCCTGTGCCGTCCAGGGTTGGGGAGCTGCCTGCCCGAGGCCCTCGACTCTTTGATTTCCCCCCTACCCCGCTGGAGGACCAGTTTGAGGAGCCAGCTGAATTCAAGATCCTACCTGATGGGCTGGCCAACATCATGAAGATGCTGGACGAATCCATTCGCAAGGAAGAGGAGCAGCAACAACAGGAGGCAGGCGTGGTCCCCCCGCCTCCCCTGAAGGAGCCCTTTGCATCTCTGCAGCCTCCGTTCCCCACTGACACGGCCCCAGCCACCACCGCTGCCACCACCGCTGCCACCACCACGGCCacccaggaagaggagaagaagccACCACCAGCCCTGCCACCACCGCCGCCTCTAGCCAAGTTCCCTCcgccaccccagccacagccgcCGCCACCCCCCCCGCTACCCCCGCCAGCCAGCCCGGCCAGCCTGCTCAAATCCTTGGCCTCCGTGCTGGAGGGACAGAAGTACTGTTACCGGGGGACTGGAGCAGCTGTTGCCACCCGGCCCGGGCCCTTGCCCACCACTCAGTATTCCCCTGGCCCCCCATCAGGTGCTACCGCCCCGCCGCCCACCTCAGCGGCCCCAAGCGCCCAGGGCTCCCCGCAGCCCTCCGCTTCCTCGTCATCTCAGTTCTCTACCTCAGGCGGGCCCTGGGTCCGGGAGCGCAGGGCGGGTGAAGAGCCAGCCCCGGGCCCCACgacccccgccccgccgcccccacccTTGCCTCTGCCCCCCGCTCGCTCTGAGTCTGAGGTGCTAGAAGAGATAAGTCGGGCTTGTGAGACCCTCGTGGAGCGGGTGGGCCGGGGTGCCACAGACCCGGCAGACCCAGCGGACACAGCAGACCCAGTGGACACTGGGGCTGAACGACTGCTGCCTCCAGCTCAGGCCAAGGAGGAGGCGGGTGGGGCGTCGGCGgtggcagcagcggcagcaggaCCAGGTAGCAGcaagaggaggcagaaggagcaCCAGAAGGAGCACCGGAGGCACAGGCGGGCTTGTAAGGACAGTGTGGGTCGGCGGCCCCGAGAGGGcagggccaaggccaaggccaaggccccCAAAGAAAAGAGCCGCCGGGTGCTGGGGAACCTGGACCTGCAGAGCGAGGAGATCCAGGGTCGTGAGAAGGCCCGGCCTGATCTTGGCGGGGCCTCCAAGGCCAAGCCACCCACCGCTCCAGCCCCTCTGCCAgctcctgccccctccacccagtCCACACCCCCGTCCGCCCCAGTTCCTGGGAAGAAGGCTCGGGAGGAAGCTCCAGGGCCGCCGGGTGTCAGCCGGGCTGACATGCTGAAGCTGCGCTCACTTAGTGAGGGGCCTCCTAAAGAGCTGAAGATCCGGCTCATCAAGGTGGAGAGCGGTGACAAGGAGACCTTCATCGCCTCGGAGGTGGAAGAGCGGAGGCTGCGGATGGCGGACCTCACCATCAGCCACTGCGCGGCCGATGTCGTGCGGGCCAGCAA GAATGCCAAGGTGAAAGGGAAGTTTCGAGAGTCCTACCTTTCTCCTGCCCAGTCTGTGAAACCCAAGATCAACACTGAGGAGAAGCTGCCCCGGGAAAAACTCAACCCGCCCACACCCAGCAtctat CTCGAGAGCAAACGGGATGCCTTCTCACCGGTGCTGCTGCAGTTCTGTACAGACCCTCGAAATCCCATCACCGTGATCCGGGGCTTGGCGGGCTCCCTACGGCTCA ACTTGGGCCTCTTCTCCACCAAGACGCTGGTGGAGGCGAGTGGCGAACACACGGTGGAGGTGCGCACCCAGGTGCAGCAGCCCTCAGATGAGAACTGGGACCTGACGGGCACCCGACAGATCTGGCCCTGTGAGAGCTCCCGTTCCCACACCACCATTGCCAAGTACGCGCAGTACCAGGCCTCCTCCTTCCAGGAGTCCCTGCAG gaggagaaggagagtgaAGATGAGGAGTCGGAGGAGCCGGACAGCACCACAGAAACCCCTCCTAG CAGCGCCCCGGACCCGAAGAACCATCACATCATCAAGTTTGGCACCAACATCGACCTGTCCGATGCCAAGCG GTGGAAGCCCCAGCTGCAGGAGCTGCTGAAGCTGCCCGCCTTCATGCGGGTGACCTCCACGGGCAACATGCTGAGCCACGTGGGCCACACCATCCTGGGCATGAACACCGTGCAGCTGTACATGAAGGTCCCTGGCAGCCGAACGCCAG GCCATCAAGAGAACAACAACTTCTGCTCGGTCAACATCAACATTGGCCCCGGCGACTGCGAGTGGTTCGCGGTGCACGAGCACTACTGGGAGACCATCAGCGCCTTCTGCGACCG GCACGGCGTGGATTACTTGACGGGTTCCTGGTGGCCAATCCTGGATGACCTCTATGCTTCCAACATCCCTGTGTACCGCTTCGTGCAGCGCCCAGGAGACCTTGTGTGGATCAACGCGGGGACCGTGCACTGGGTGCAGGCCACCGGCTGGTGCAACAACATTGCCTGGAACGTGGGGCCCCTCACCG CCTATCAGTACCAGCTGGCCCTGGAACGATACGAGTGGAACGAGGTGAAGAACGTCAAATCCATCGTGCCCATGATTCACGTGTCCTGGAACGTGGCTCGCACGGTCAAAATCAGCGACCCCGACTTGTTCAAGATGATCAA GTTCTGCCTCCTGCAGTCGATGAAGCACTGCCAGGTGCAGCGGGAGAGCCTGGTGCGGGCCGGGAAGAAAATCGCCTACCAGGGTCGGGTCAAGGACGAGCCCGCCTACTACTGCAACGAGTGCGAC GTGGAGGTGTTCAACATCCTGTTCGTGACGAGCGAGAACGGCAGCCGCAACACGTACCTGGTGCACTGCGAGGCCTGTGCGCGGCGCCGCAGCGCCGGCCTGCAGGGCGTGGTGGTGCTGGAGCAGTACCGCACCGAGGAGCTGGCGCAGGCCTACGACGCCTTCACGCTG GCCCCCGCCAGCACGTCGCGATGA